Proteins encoded in a region of the Plodia interpunctella isolate USDA-ARS_2022_Savannah chromosome 27, ilPloInte3.2, whole genome shotgun sequence genome:
- the SIFa gene encoding neuropeptide SIFamide: MKLHQFSLSSYQDSSVIKVKMRTFVFLFVAILCLAHTIEATYRKVPFNGSIFGKRGVVEYDSTGKAMSALCEIASETCQAWYQTVENK; the protein is encoded by the exons ATGAAGCTGCATCAGTTCTCCCTGAGCTCTTATCAAGATAGTTCTGTGATAAAG GTCAAAATGCGTACATTTGTCTTCCTCTTCGTTGCTATCTTGTGTCTCGCCCACACCATTGAGGCTACCTATCGGAAGGTCCCATTCAATGGATCCATTTTCGGAAAAAGAGGTGTTGTTG aATATGATTCGACCGGGAAAGCAATGTCGGCTTTGTGCGAAATTGCCTCCGAAACATGCCAGGCGTGGTACCAAACCGTTGAGAACAAATGA
- the LOC128681431 gene encoding serine hydrolase-like protein isoform X2 has translation MKESREWSFQSIGLKIASHGKSDFLPSGPLPTHTLFLEVIRRVLLHLEWNSFLCIGHSMGCVLAMLHDNLYPGQMAKLVCLDPLFGLMRYTNMADHNSKFVSLMFYERYYDTFYHKFCQPTISTYEEALDNVVKHRKLSKEQAKLVLPRNLTPLKDGLYRVSPQKAAFQTAHIPATFDILEHIFNNVSLPVLLYHSSQSLAIYNQIECSSKSICLFNDKSSLHKVVCFEGIHDQHIVRPDFFVPDIVKFLEESYKSKL, from the exons ATGAAGGAATCACGCGAGTGGTCGTTTCAATCAATAGGACTTAAAATAGCAA GTCACGGCAAGTCAGATTTCCTGCCGAGCGGCCCGCTGCCCACCCACACTCTGTTCCTGGAGGTGATCAGGCGTGTACTATTACATTTGGAGTGGAATTCGTTTCTGTGTATCGGTCATTCTATGGGATGTGTACTTG CGATGTTACACGACAACCTATACCCAGGACAGATGGCCAAGCTGGTCTGTCTGGACCCGTTGTTCGGCCTCATGAGGTACACGAACATGGCGGATCACAACAGCAAATTTGTTAGCCTCATGTTCTACGAACGATATTATGATACCTTCTACCACAAATTCTG CCAACCCACAATATCAACATACGAGGAAGCGTTGGACAATGTGGTCAAACATAGGAAACTGTCCAAGGAACAAGCTAAACTTGTATTGCCAAGAAACCTGACACCATTAAAGGACGGACTGTACAG AGTCTCTCCGCAGAAAGCTGCCTTCCAAACGGCACACATACCGGCCACGTTCGACATTCTGGAGCACATTTTCAACAACGTGTCCCTGCCAGTCCTGCTGTACCACAGCTCACAATCGCTGGCGATATACAATCAAATAGAATGCTCCTCGAAATCTATATGTCTGTTTAATGATAAGTCAAGTCTACACAAAGTGGTGTGCTTCGAGGGTATTCACGATCAACATATCGTACGACCGGATTTTTTTGTACCAGACATTGTGAAGTTTCTAGAAGAatcatataaatcaaaattatga
- the LOC128681431 gene encoding serine hydrolase-like protein 2 isoform X1, protein MKESREWSFQSIGLKIAMVSWGHRSKSRVLLLHGHGDSAATFAPLISLLPDEYYYVSFDFPGHGKSDFLPSGPLPTHTLFLEVIRRVLLHLEWNSFLCIGHSMGCVLAMLHDNLYPGQMAKLVCLDPLFGLMRYTNMADHNSKFVSLMFYERYYDTFYHKFCQPTISTYEEALDNVVKHRKLSKEQAKLVLPRNLTPLKDGLYRVSPQKAAFQTAHIPATFDILEHIFNNVSLPVLLYHSSQSLAIYNQIECSSKSICLFNDKSSLHKVVCFEGIHDQHIVRPDFFVPDIVKFLEESYKSKL, encoded by the exons ATGAAGGAATCACGCGAGTGGTCGTTTCAATCAATAGGACTTAAAATAGCAA TGGTTAGTTGGGGCCACCGCAGCAAGTCCAGGGTGCTCCTTCTTCACGGGCATGGAGACTCAGCGGCAACCTTCGCGCCTCTCATCAGTTTGCTTCCGGACGAATATTACTACGTCAGCTTCGATTTTCCTG GTCACGGCAAGTCAGATTTCCTGCCGAGCGGCCCGCTGCCCACCCACACTCTGTTCCTGGAGGTGATCAGGCGTGTACTATTACATTTGGAGTGGAATTCGTTTCTGTGTATCGGTCATTCTATGGGATGTGTACTTG CGATGTTACACGACAACCTATACCCAGGACAGATGGCCAAGCTGGTCTGTCTGGACCCGTTGTTCGGCCTCATGAGGTACACGAACATGGCGGATCACAACAGCAAATTTGTTAGCCTCATGTTCTACGAACGATATTATGATACCTTCTACCACAAATTCTG CCAACCCACAATATCAACATACGAGGAAGCGTTGGACAATGTGGTCAAACATAGGAAACTGTCCAAGGAACAAGCTAAACTTGTATTGCCAAGAAACCTGACACCATTAAAGGACGGACTGTACAG AGTCTCTCCGCAGAAAGCTGCCTTCCAAACGGCACACATACCGGCCACGTTCGACATTCTGGAGCACATTTTCAACAACGTGTCCCTGCCAGTCCTGCTGTACCACAGCTCACAATCGCTGGCGATATACAATCAAATAGAATGCTCCTCGAAATCTATATGTCTGTTTAATGATAAGTCAAGTCTACACAAAGTGGTGTGCTTCGAGGGTATTCACGATCAACATATCGTACGACCGGATTTTTTTGTACCAGACATTGTGAAGTTTCTAGAAGAatcatataaatcaaaattatga